A section of the bacterium genome encodes:
- a CDS encoding ABC transporter substrate-binding protein, protein MSRLPAAWRHVVLCLTLLALAAVGAGPPALGAAPGTLTVGLDQEPPTLDPAASPSAVTYQIITDVAENLLYQDLGGKLLPWLATGYKAAPDGKSFTFALRKDAKFSDGAPVDAAAVKWNFDRIVNPNFKAGGALLALTGYAGSTVVDPYTVRVNFKEPYAPFLTYVSGGTLSLISPKTTPGQGDAVNQKPVGSGRFTVSEYVAKDHVTLVRNAEYNRKPPYSTRQGPAAVDRIVWKFIPESGTRVTTVESGETQMISFLNTPASVLRRLEGNKALRVEKNPYPGAPRIWLLNVRRPPTNDVKVRQALLYGLNRAAFVDSVFRGTGTAACAPLTQHTLGTPALCAKYKYDPKKAAALLDEAGWKMGPGNIRTKNGQPLTIEINSINYGSGNLPEIELLQGQLLQLGVDAKIKSQARPPWYEDNYHCATNGPVMFLRSTDWDGLYALFASQNVGGNFNWSCYANPEVDRLIADGRAAFDPAKRRVIYDRMETILMNDAVSIPLVDELSVWVIRNTVHDTKYNFSTYPVLGDVTIGK, encoded by the coding sequence TTGAGTCGATTGCCCGCGGCGTGGCGACACGTCGTGCTCTGCCTCACGCTGCTCGCCCTCGCCGCCGTCGGCGCCGGTCCGCCGGCGCTCGGCGCCGCGCCGGGCACGCTGACCGTCGGCCTGGACCAGGAGCCGCCCACGCTCGATCCGGCCGCGTCGCCGTCGGCCGTGACCTACCAGATCATCACGGACGTCGCGGAGAACCTGCTGTACCAGGACCTGGGCGGGAAGCTGCTCCCGTGGCTGGCCACCGGGTACAAGGCCGCGCCCGACGGCAAGTCGTTCACGTTCGCGCTGCGGAAGGACGCGAAGTTTTCGGACGGCGCTCCGGTCGACGCGGCGGCCGTGAAGTGGAACTTCGACCGCATCGTCAACCCGAACTTCAAAGCGGGCGGCGCGCTGCTCGCGCTGACGGGCTACGCCGGGTCCACGGTCGTGGATCCCTACACGGTCCGGGTGAACTTCAAAGAACCCTACGCGCCCTTCCTCACCTACGTCTCCGGGGGGACCCTGTCGCTCATTTCGCCGAAGACCACGCCGGGGCAGGGCGACGCGGTCAACCAGAAGCCGGTGGGGAGCGGACGGTTCACCGTCAGCGAGTACGTCGCCAAGGACCACGTCACGCTGGTCCGCAACGCCGAGTACAACCGCAAGCCGCCGTACAGCACCCGCCAGGGCCCGGCGGCCGTCGACCGGATCGTGTGGAAGTTCATCCCGGAGTCCGGCACGCGCGTCACGACGGTGGAATCGGGCGAGACGCAGATGATCAGCTTCCTCAACACGCCGGCCTCGGTGCTCCGGCGCCTGGAGGGCAACAAGGCCCTGCGCGTGGAGAAGAACCCGTATCCCGGCGCGCCGCGGATCTGGCTCCTGAACGTCCGCAGGCCGCCGACCAACGACGTGAAGGTGCGGCAGGCGCTCCTCTACGGGCTCAATCGCGCCGCGTTCGTCGACTCGGTCTTCCGGGGAACCGGCACCGCGGCGTGCGCGCCCCTCACCCAGCACACGCTCGGCACCCCGGCGCTGTGCGCCAAGTACAAGTACGATCCGAAGAAGGCGGCGGCGCTGCTCGACGAAGCCGGGTGGAAGATGGGCCCCGGCAACATCCGGACCAAGAACGGCCAGCCGCTCACGATCGAGATCAATTCGATCAACTACGGCAGCGGCAACCTGCCCGAGATCGAGCTGCTGCAGGGGCAATTGCTCCAGCTGGGCGTCGACGCCAAGATCAAGAGCCAGGCGCGGCCGCCGTGGTACGAGGACAACTACCACTGCGCCACCAACGGCCCGGTGATGTTCCTGCGCTCCACGGACTGGGACGGGCTGTACGCGCTGTTCGCCTCGCAAAACGTCGGCGGCAACTTCAACTGGTCGTGCTACGCGAATCCGGAAGTGGACAGGCTGATCGCCGATGGCCGCGCGGCGTTCGATCCGGCGAAGCGGCGCGTGATCTACGACCGGATGGAGACGATCCTCATGAACGACGCCGTCTCGATCCCGCTCGTGGACGAGCTGTCCGTCTGGGTGATCCGCAACACCGTGCACGATACGAAATACAACTTCTCGACGTACCCCGTGCTCGGCGATGTGACGATCGGCAAGTAG
- a CDS encoding DUF4931 domain-containing protein, with translation MPELRKDPITRRWVIVANERAARPSDFAKNEPLAAPSSTCPFCEGHESTTPPEIVAIRRPGTAPDTPGWQVRVVPNKYPALRIEGSTDVTWEGMFEGMGGVGAHEVIIETPEHAAHPGVMSPDQFASVLWMYRERYRDLDGDPRFKYLLLFRNHGRQAGASLAHPHSQLIAMPIVPKRAEEELEGAQAYFAREGRCVFCDILRQEVGEGPEGNGRRLVWKNDEFVAFAPYASWCPFELWILPRRHTASFGALEDVQLRPLAETVQAVLGRIHACLANPPYNYIIHTAPYDARVDHFYHWHIEVLPRLSQVAGFEWGSGFYINTVPPEDAARYLRETKIPVASPTGAQGGAP, from the coding sequence GTGCCCGAGCTGCGCAAAGATCCGATCACCCGCCGGTGGGTGATCGTCGCCAACGAGCGGGCGGCCCGCCCGAGCGACTTCGCCAAGAACGAGCCGCTCGCCGCGCCGTCATCGACGTGTCCGTTCTGCGAAGGCCACGAGAGCACCACCCCGCCGGAGATCGTCGCGATTCGCCGGCCGGGGACCGCACCCGACACGCCGGGCTGGCAGGTGCGGGTCGTCCCGAACAAGTACCCGGCGCTCCGCATCGAGGGATCGACAGACGTCACCTGGGAGGGCATGTTCGAAGGCATGGGTGGCGTCGGCGCCCACGAGGTCATCATCGAGACGCCCGAGCACGCGGCGCATCCCGGGGTGATGAGTCCGGATCAGTTCGCGTCGGTCCTGTGGATGTACCGCGAGCGCTACCGCGATCTCGACGGCGACCCGCGTTTCAAGTACCTGTTGCTGTTCCGCAACCATGGCCGGCAGGCGGGCGCGTCGCTCGCGCATCCGCACTCGCAGTTGATCGCCATGCCGATCGTGCCGAAACGGGCGGAGGAAGAACTGGAGGGCGCCCAGGCCTACTTCGCGCGCGAAGGCCGCTGCGTCTTCTGCGACATCCTCCGTCAGGAGGTGGGAGAAGGGCCGGAAGGGAACGGTCGGCGGCTCGTGTGGAAGAACGACGAGTTCGTCGCCTTCGCGCCGTACGCGTCGTGGTGCCCGTTCGAGCTCTGGATCCTTCCCCGCCGCCACACCGCGAGCTTCGGCGCGCTCGAAGACGTGCAGTTGCGGCCGCTCGCCGAGACCGTGCAGGCCGTCCTGGGACGGATCCACGCCTGTCTCGCCAACCCGCCGTACAACTACATCATTCACACCGCCCCGTACGACGCCAGGGTTGACCACTTCTACCACTGGCACATCGAGGTGCTGCCGCGCCTCTCGCAGGTCGCGGGGTTCGAGTGGGGGTCCGGGTTCTACATCAATACGGTGCCGCCCGAGGACGCGGCCCGGTATCTCCGGGAGACGAAGATCCCGGTGGCCAGTCCCACCGGAGCCCAGGGAGGTGCGCCTTGA
- the glgA gene encoding glycogen synthase GlgA has product MNENVRVCFCTSEAVPFAKTGGLADVAGALPRALAERGCDVRIVLPGYRSIDRTRFAFQTIGRAAVSLGGTSADVTLLEGRLPETAVPVYLIAHDPSFGRPGLYGEGGTDYEDNLERFTVFGRGVLALLRHLGWSPDVLHCQDWQTALLPVWLREEPRAPGLERTATLFTIHNLAYQGLFPPDRFPVTGLARRVFTPQGLEFFGKVNLLKGGLVFADLLSTVSEQYAREIQTPEFGCGLDGVLRDRAADLTGILNGVDYSAWDPSTDRHLAARYTPDDLAGKAVCKQDLQRTLRLGETPDVPTVGMITRLADQKGLDLVAAVLDRLVARGAQFALLGTGEPKYHEIFQAFHERHRGRVSVTLGFDDALAHRIEAGADMFLMPSRYEPSGLNQLYSLRYGTVPVVRKTGGLADTIVDAAPDAVARGTANGFVFEAYAAEALRATLERALATFRNRGVWTRLMQTGMRQDFSWGRAAGRYVETYRRAIAAKRAGAPT; this is encoded by the coding sequence GTGAACGAGAACGTCCGCGTTTGTTTCTGCACGTCGGAGGCGGTGCCGTTCGCCAAGACCGGGGGGCTCGCCGACGTGGCGGGCGCGCTGCCGCGGGCGCTGGCCGAGCGGGGCTGCGACGTGCGGATCGTGCTGCCCGGCTACCGGTCCATCGACCGGACCCGCTTCGCCTTTCAAACGATCGGCCGCGCCGCCGTATCACTCGGCGGTACCTCGGCCGACGTCACACTGCTCGAAGGGCGGCTGCCGGAGACCGCCGTCCCGGTGTATCTCATCGCGCACGACCCGTCGTTCGGACGCCCGGGCCTCTACGGCGAGGGCGGGACCGACTACGAGGACAACCTCGAGCGGTTTACCGTGTTCGGCCGCGGCGTGCTCGCGTTGCTCCGGCACCTCGGATGGAGCCCCGACGTCCTGCATTGCCAGGACTGGCAGACGGCCCTGCTGCCGGTGTGGCTGCGCGAGGAGCCCCGGGCCCCCGGCCTCGAGCGCACGGCGACCCTGTTTACCATTCATAACCTCGCATACCAGGGGCTGTTTCCACCCGACCGTTTCCCGGTCACCGGCCTCGCGCGGCGGGTCTTCACGCCGCAGGGCCTCGAGTTTTTCGGCAAGGTGAACCTCCTCAAAGGCGGGCTGGTCTTCGCCGACCTGCTGAGTACCGTGAGCGAACAGTACGCCCGCGAGATTCAGACGCCGGAGTTCGGCTGCGGCCTGGACGGCGTGCTGCGGGACCGCGCCGCCGATCTCACCGGCATTCTCAACGGCGTGGACTACAGCGCATGGGATCCGTCGACCGACCGGCACCTCGCGGCGCGCTACACGCCGGACGACCTCGCGGGCAAAGCGGTCTGCAAGCAGGACCTGCAGCGCACCCTGCGCCTCGGCGAGACCCCGGACGTCCCCACAGTCGGCATGATCACGCGGCTCGCCGACCAGAAAGGCCTCGACCTCGTCGCCGCCGTCCTCGACCGGCTCGTCGCGCGCGGAGCGCAGTTCGCGCTGCTCGGCACCGGCGAGCCCAAGTATCACGAGATCTTCCAAGCGTTCCACGAGCGCCATCGCGGCCGCGTCTCGGTCACCCTGGGGTTCGACGACGCGTTGGCCCACCGGATCGAGGCCGGCGCGGACATGTTCCTCATGCCGTCGCGGTACGAGCCGTCCGGTCTGAATCAGCTGTACAGTCTACGCTACGGCACGGTCCCGGTCGTGCGCAAGACCGGCGGACTGGCCGACACCATCGTGGACGCCGCGCCGGATGCCGTCGCCCGCGGGACGGCCAACGGCTTCGTCTTCGAGGCCTACGCCGCGGAGGCGCTGCGCGCGACGCTCGAGCGCGCGCTGGCGACGTTCCGCAACCGGGGGGTGTGGACGCGTCTCATGCAGACCGGAATGCGGCAAGATTTCTCGTGGGGGCGCGCGGCCGGGCGGTACGTGGAGACGTACCGGCGCGCGATCGCCGCGAAACGCGCCGGCGCGCCCACCTAG
- a CDS encoding amino acid ABC transporter substrate-binding protein — translation MRQGMRAVVGALIVPVLLFALVTPGRPAAMPEIKIGAVLPLTGAFGSSGGYFKQGYTLAIDDVNKAGGLAVGSQKYRLTLVILDDGSDGTRSRSLVEKLVTDQHVNFLLGGYDTSLVEAQEVVPDQYKIPYVEGGGAASSIFKRGYKYIFGTLATVYDLGAITMNFISAQIAAGHLPKPLTIAAVWENTDHGKDYIDAITDQAKAHPDLFKVVLNQSFQLNGSDFSPLLQQVKASNAAAFLSDAHLPDFITMHRQYLQAGLYHQFVSYGARGPDQKGRQALGPGADYLVAGLWWTPALKDPASQLFTERWTKEYHVTPDWFQALAFETARALLAGIGQAGAVDGPKVRDALAHLVLRSMLPGGVIKFQPNGQVATPYVMVQNMPGNTVRIIWPRNLPETRAALLPMPKP, via the coding sequence ATGCGACAGGGTATGCGCGCGGTGGTAGGCGCGCTGATCGTGCCGGTGCTGTTGTTTGCGCTCGTCACGCCAGGCCGGCCGGCGGCAATGCCGGAGATCAAGATCGGTGCCGTCCTGCCGCTGACCGGCGCGTTCGGATCATCCGGCGGGTATTTCAAGCAGGGCTATACCCTGGCGATCGACGACGTCAACAAGGCCGGCGGCCTCGCGGTCGGATCGCAGAAATACCGCCTGACCCTCGTCATCCTCGACGACGGCAGCGACGGCACGCGCTCGCGCAGCCTGGTCGAGAAGCTCGTCACCGACCAGCACGTGAACTTCCTGCTCGGCGGTTACGATACGTCGCTCGTCGAGGCTCAAGAGGTCGTGCCCGACCAGTACAAGATCCCCTACGTCGAGGGCGGCGGCGCGGCGTCCTCGATCTTCAAGCGCGGCTATAAGTACATCTTCGGGACCCTGGCGACGGTCTACGATCTCGGCGCGATCACGATGAACTTCATCTCGGCTCAGATCGCGGCCGGACACCTGCCGAAGCCGCTCACGATCGCCGCGGTGTGGGAGAATACGGACCACGGCAAGGACTACATCGACGCGATCACGGATCAGGCGAAGGCGCACCCGGATCTGTTCAAGGTCGTGCTCAATCAGTCGTTCCAGCTCAACGGCAGCGACTTTTCGCCGCTGCTGCAGCAGGTCAAGGCGTCGAACGCGGCGGCGTTCCTCTCCGACGCGCACCTGCCGGATTTCATCACGATGCACCGCCAGTATCTCCAGGCCGGCCTCTACCACCAGTTCGTGTCGTACGGCGCGCGCGGGCCGGATCAGAAGGGCCGGCAGGCGCTCGGGCCCGGCGCCGACTATCTCGTCGCGGGGCTGTGGTGGACCCCCGCCCTCAAAGACCCGGCGTCGCAGCTGTTCACGGAGCGGTGGACGAAGGAGTATCACGTGACCCCGGACTGGTTCCAGGCGCTCGCGTTCGAAACGGCCCGGGCGCTGCTCGCCGGCATCGGCCAGGCCGGCGCGGTGGACGGCCCGAAGGTCCGCGACGCGCTCGCGCATCTTGTGCTGCGCTCGATGCTCCCCGGCGGCGTGATCAAGTTCCAGCCGAACGGCCAGGTGGCGACGCCCTACGTGATGGTGCAAAACATGCCCGGCAACACGGTGCGGATCATCTGGCCCCGGAACCTGCCGGAGACGCGGGCGGCGCTTCTGCCGATGCCGAAGCCGTAG
- a CDS encoding branched-chain amino acid ABC transporter permease, with the protein MFTAQNLISICITSILTAGLYAVMSYGLAIIYGVMKVINLSNAGFLMLGSFMALVYFQAWHLDPIAGAFLNMPLFFAAGWLVYVALVRRVRQALPIASLLMLFGLWLVLQNTALAVWGSEDQSIITRYTYKALPFFDFRVALTRLVVFAVALAVMAVLHVLINHTYVGKALRATVQDPQAALLAGIDTERISALAFGVGTAFAGFAGGLMTLLFSFTPDFGAPFQLKSFTIIVLGGLENLAGVTVGAAILAFAESFAVLFMRASLQNVVAYALLVVALIVMPGGVASLFGRRS; encoded by the coding sequence GTGTTCACCGCTCAAAACCTGATCTCGATCTGCATCACGTCGATTTTGACGGCGGGCCTGTACGCGGTCATGTCGTACGGTCTCGCCATCATTTACGGCGTCATGAAGGTCATCAACCTCAGCAACGCGGGTTTTCTCATGCTCGGGAGCTTCATGGCGCTCGTCTACTTCCAGGCGTGGCACCTCGATCCGATCGCCGGTGCGTTTCTCAACATGCCGCTCTTCTTCGCCGCCGGCTGGCTCGTGTACGTGGCGCTGGTGCGGCGCGTGCGCCAAGCGCTCCCGATCGCGTCGCTGCTCATGCTGTTCGGGCTGTGGCTCGTGCTGCAGAACACCGCGCTCGCGGTGTGGGGCAGCGAAGACCAGTCGATCATCACGCGGTACACCTACAAGGCGCTGCCGTTCTTCGACTTTCGGGTCGCGTTGACGCGGCTCGTGGTCTTCGCCGTCGCGCTCGCCGTGATGGCGGTGCTCCATGTCCTGATCAACCACACCTACGTCGGCAAGGCGCTGCGGGCGACCGTGCAGGACCCGCAGGCCGCGCTGCTCGCCGGCATCGACACGGAGCGGATCAGCGCGCTCGCCTTCGGCGTCGGCACCGCCTTCGCCGGGTTCGCCGGCGGCCTCATGACCCTGCTGTTCAGCTTCACCCCCGACTTCGGCGCCCCGTTTCAGTTGAAGAGCTTCACGATCATCGTGCTCGGCGGGCTCGAGAACCTCGCCGGCGTGACGGTCGGGGCGGCGATCCTGGCGTTCGCGGAGTCGTTCGCGGTGCTCTTCATGCGGGCCAGCTTGCAGAACGTCGTCGCCTACGCGCTCCTCGTCGTCGCGCTCATCGTCATGCCGGGCGGCGTCGCCTCGCTGTTCGGGCGGCGCTCGTGA
- a CDS encoding branched-chain amino acid ABC transporter permease has translation MTPSDAGRAAPSDAGRTAPSGAGPRIRPAAFAAPALGIALALVPVFAPRNITLLNLGFFTFLYVAQGLAWNILGGFAGYVSFGYAAFFGLGAYTTALLWLGGWTPVLTFPLAGLVAAAFSLVVGVPTLRLAGPYFSIATIGVGEAMRILMLNLDRFTGGASGLNLPTVVPSKAWFYLAALVMAAVAYVTATWIRGSRFGLGLAALRMDLEAAETLGVRTALFKNVAHVISAFLVGVCGGLFATYFQYLHPDTVFSFTESISLVLIALIGGLGTIWGPILGAAVFYAVQDYLQTSYPTFHLLAYGVLLIVILLFEPRGLAGLAARLWGRRRAPVPIAVAPPLPGMIAPPSAAAAVPGETGSHERPA, from the coding sequence GTGACCCCGTCTGACGCGGGGCGGGCGGCCCCGTCTGACGCGGGGCGGACGGCCCCGTCCGGCGCGGGGCCGCGGATCCGCCCGGCGGCGTTTGCGGCCCCGGCCCTCGGGATCGCGCTCGCGCTGGTGCCGGTCTTCGCCCCGCGGAACATCACGCTGCTGAACCTCGGGTTCTTCACGTTCCTCTACGTCGCCCAGGGCCTCGCCTGGAACATCCTCGGCGGGTTCGCCGGGTACGTGTCGTTCGGCTACGCCGCGTTCTTCGGGCTCGGCGCGTACACCACCGCGCTCTTGTGGCTCGGCGGCTGGACGCCGGTGCTGACGTTTCCCCTCGCCGGCCTCGTCGCCGCGGCGTTCTCGCTGGTCGTGGGCGTGCCGACGCTGCGGTTGGCCGGGCCCTACTTCTCGATCGCCACGATCGGCGTCGGCGAGGCGATGCGGATCCTGATGCTCAACCTCGACCGGTTCACCGGGGGCGCCTCCGGGCTCAATCTGCCGACGGTCGTGCCGTCCAAGGCGTGGTTCTATCTCGCGGCCCTGGTCATGGCGGCGGTCGCCTACGTCACCGCGACGTGGATCCGCGGCTCGCGATTCGGCCTCGGGCTGGCGGCGCTGCGGATGGATCTGGAGGCCGCGGAGACGCTCGGCGTCCGCACCGCCTTGTTCAAGAATGTGGCGCACGTGATCAGCGCGTTTCTCGTGGGCGTCTGCGGCGGCCTCTTCGCGACCTATTTCCAGTACCTGCACCCCGACACCGTCTTCAGCTTCACGGAGAGCATCAGTCTCGTCCTGATCGCCCTCATCGGCGGCCTGGGGACGATATGGGGACCGATTCTCGGCGCCGCGGTGTTCTACGCGGTGCAGGACTACCTGCAGACCTCGTACCCTACGTTTCACCTGCTGGCCTACGGCGTGCTGCTGATCGTGATCCTGCTGTTCGAACCGCGGGGCCTCGCCGGGCTGGCGGCGCGGCTCTGGGGGCGACGGCGGGCCCCGGTCCCCATAGCGGTGGCGCCGCCGCTGCCCGGGATGATTGCTCCGCCATCGGCGGCCGCCGCCGTGCCCGGCGAAACCGGAAGCCACGAGCGGCCGGCATGA
- a CDS encoding ABC transporter ATP-binding protein has translation MTESLVLEHVTVRFGGLVAVDAVSVAVEPGKITGLIGPNGAGKTTIFSVISGRLRPTAGRIVALGRDITGWSPHAVCRHGVCVTHQIVRPFADLSVLENVMVGAAFGGGARVEARSVQTEAMAVLEFAGLAARADLPAASLTLAQRKRLEIARALATRPAVLLLDEVLAGLTPAEVAQAAGLVRQISARGTTIVMIEHVMHAVMNLSHRVLVLNYGRLIADGTPAEVTGNPEVIEAYLGVGAQTGEEPLHD, from the coding sequence ATGACGGAGTCGCTCGTGCTGGAGCACGTCACCGTGCGGTTCGGCGGGCTCGTGGCCGTGGACGCCGTCAGTGTGGCGGTCGAACCCGGCAAGATCACCGGCCTCATCGGCCCGAACGGCGCCGGCAAGACGACGATCTTCAGCGTGATCAGCGGCCGGCTCCGCCCGACCGCCGGCCGGATCGTGGCGTTGGGCCGCGACATCACCGGCTGGTCGCCGCACGCGGTGTGCCGGCACGGCGTGTGCGTGACGCATCAGATCGTACGCCCGTTCGCCGACCTCTCCGTGCTGGAGAACGTCATGGTCGGCGCCGCGTTCGGCGGCGGCGCCCGCGTCGAGGCCCGGTCGGTGCAGACGGAGGCGATGGCCGTGCTCGAATTCGCCGGGCTGGCGGCGCGCGCCGATCTGCCCGCCGCGTCGCTTACCCTGGCGCAACGCAAGCGCCTGGAGATCGCCCGGGCGCTCGCGACCCGGCCGGCGGTCCTGCTGCTCGATGAGGTCCTCGCCGGCCTGACCCCCGCCGAAGTCGCGCAGGCGGCCGGACTCGTGCGCCAGATCTCGGCCCGCGGCACCACCATCGTGATGATCGAGCACGTGATGCACGCGGTGATGAATCTCTCGCACCGCGTGCTGGTCCTCAACTACGGCCGGCTGATCGCCGACGGGACGCCCGCCGAGGTGACCGGGAACCCCGAAGTGATCGAAGCCTATCTCGGCGTCGGCGCGCAGACGGGAGAGGAGCCCCTGCATGACTGA
- a CDS encoding ABC transporter ATP-binding protein, with product MLEVNGVAAAYGEVRALWDISFAVREGEIVTLLGANGSGKTTTMRVISGLLRPLVGDVRFGGRPIHRLRAPAIVEAGVIQIPEGRRLWPRMTVLENLELGAYLPQSRARRHETLAWVLSLFPRLAERRMQLAGTLSGGEQQMLAIGRGLMGLPRLLMLDEPSLGLAPILVKEVFRIVRQINAEGVTILLVEQNVHQALELASRGYVLETGRITRSGSAADLLQDPEIKRAYLGR from the coding sequence CTGCTCGAGGTCAACGGGGTCGCCGCGGCGTACGGTGAGGTCCGCGCGCTGTGGGACATCTCGTTTGCCGTGCGCGAAGGCGAGATCGTGACGCTGCTCGGCGCGAACGGGTCCGGCAAGACCACCACGATGCGCGTGATCTCCGGGCTGCTCCGTCCCCTGGTCGGCGACGTTCGCTTCGGGGGCCGGCCGATTCACCGGCTGCGCGCCCCGGCCATCGTCGAGGCGGGCGTCATTCAGATCCCCGAGGGCCGCCGGCTGTGGCCGCGGATGACGGTGCTCGAGAACCTGGAACTCGGCGCGTACCTCCCGCAGAGTCGCGCCCGTCGGCACGAGACGCTGGCGTGGGTGCTGTCGCTCTTCCCCCGTCTCGCGGAGCGCCGGATGCAGCTTGCCGGCACGCTCTCCGGGGGCGAGCAGCAGATGCTCGCGATCGGGCGGGGCCTTATGGGGCTGCCGCGCCTGCTCATGCTCGACGAGCCCTCCCTCGGCCTCGCGCCGATCCTCGTCAAGGAAGTCTTTCGCATCGTGCGCCAGATCAACGCCGAGGGGGTCACCATTCTGCTCGTGGAGCAAAACGTGCACCAGGCCCTCGAGCTCGCGTCGCGGGGCTACGTGCTCGAAACCGGCCGCATCACGCGGTCGGGGTCCGCGGCGGACCTGCTGCAAGACCCCGAGATCAAGCGCGCGTATCTCGGCCGGTAG